One Bufo gargarizans isolate SCDJY-AF-19 chromosome 4, ASM1485885v1, whole genome shotgun sequence DNA window includes the following coding sequences:
- the LOC122935562 gene encoding gastrula zinc finger protein XlCGF26.1-like encodes MNDSHGHLHLSSYHEAEDNNTTQDDSITPNVPSILHSGDLSTDTATQKKWLANQSVTGRKRSKQKCGKIFSCERRVKKKSNLFLHDRNPKDKKSFSGTECGKSFSMKSILVRHQRTHTGEKPFSCPECGKGFNRISSLPYHRRTHERVKPFLCSDCGKCFRQKSDLCRHEKTHTGEKPFSCPECGKGFNQQSSLPYHQKTHERVKPFPCPDCGKCFRQKSDLHRHKRTHTGEKPFSCPECGKCFGLKTQLVSHQRTHLEEKPFSCSQCRKCFKSQSGFFRHRRTHKGEKPFSCLECGKCFSEKSTLVKHQKTHTGEKPFNCPECGKYFRERAMLNRHLRSHTGEKPFSCLECGKCFSEKSNLVRHQKTHTGEKPFMCPECGKNFGAKSILIKHLRSHTGEKPFMCPECGKRFTQKSHLVKHITVHFGEKPFLCSECGKSFSQKQSLVKHERTHSEKKTL; translated from the coding sequence ATGAACGACTCCCATGGACATCTCCATTTATCTTCCTATCATGAAGCAGAAGATAACAATACCACACAAGATGATTCAATAACTCCTAATGTACCCTCAATCCTTCATAGCGGAGATCTATCCACCGATACCGCTACTcagaagaaatggttagcaaatCAATCAGTGACTGGCAGAAAAAGATCGaaacagaaatgtgggaaaatatTTTCATGTGAGAGACGTGTTAAAAagaaatcaaatctttttttgcatGATAGAAATCCCAAAGACAAAAAGTCATTTTCAGGCacagaatgtggaaaatcttttagcatgaaatccattctagttagacatcagagaactcacacaggggagaagccattttcatgtcctgaatgtgggaaaggcTTTAATCGCATATCATCTCTACCTTATCATCGGAGAACTCATGAAAGAGTGAAGCCATTTCTGTGTTCtgattgtgggaaatgttttagacaGAAATCAGATCTTTGTAGACATGagaaaactcacacaggagagaagccattttcatgtcctgaatgtgggaaaggcTTTAATCAGCAATCATCTCTTCCTTACCATCAGAAAACTCATGAAAGAGTGAAGCCATTTCCATGTCCagattgtgggaaatgttttagacaGAAATCAGATCTTCATAGACataagagaactcacacaggtgagaagccattttcatgtcctgaatgtgggaagtgttttggtCTGAAAACACAACTTGTGAGCCATCAAAGAACCCACTTagaggagaagccattttcatgttcacagtgtagaaaatgtttcaaaaGTCAATCAGGTTTTTTTCGGCATCGGAGAACTCAcaaaggggagaagccattttcatgtcttgaatgtgggaagtgttttagtgaAAAATCAACTCTTGTTAAGCATCAaaaaactcacacaggggagaaaccatttaactgtcctgaatgtgggaagtattTTAGAGAGAGAGCAATGCTTAACAGACATctaagaagtcacacaggagagaagccattttcatgtcttgaGTGCGGAAAatgttttagtgagaaatcaaatcttgttagacatcagaaaactcacacaggggagaagccatttatgtgtcctgaatgtggtaagaattttggtgcaaaatcaaTACTTATAAAACATctaagaagtcacacaggagagaagccgtttatgtgtcctgaatgtgggaaacgATTTActcagaaatcacatcttgtaAAACATATAACAGTCCACTtcggagagaagccatttttatgttcagaatgtgggaagtctTTTAGTCAGAAACAgagtcttgttaaacatgagagaactCACTCAGAGAAGAAGACATTGTAA